A single window of Euzebyales bacterium DNA harbors:
- a CDS encoding VOC family protein — protein MDYRLELVLLPVTDVDRAKAFYDAIGFNLDVDHQPDEEFRVVQFTPPGSACSVSFGIGITAAEPGSVQGLHLVVRDIAAAHAELTERGADVSAIRHMTPEGWKPGPDPEHARFNSFADFADPDGNTWILQEVDYEPATA, from the coding sequence ATGGACTACAGGCTCGAGCTGGTCCTGCTGCCCGTGACCGATGTCGACCGGGCCAAGGCCTTCTACGACGCCATCGGATTCAACCTCGACGTCGACCATCAACCGGACGAGGAGTTCCGGGTCGTGCAGTTCACGCCACCCGGCTCGGCGTGTTCGGTGTCGTTCGGCATCGGCATCACGGCTGCGGAACCGGGTTCGGTGCAGGGCCTGCATCTGGTCGTGCGCGACATCGCGGCCGCCCACGCCGAGCTGACCGAACGCGGCGCCGACGTCAGCGCGATACGACACATGACACCGGAGGGATGGAAGCCCGGCCCCGACCCGGAGCACGCTCGTTTCAACTCGTTCGCTGACTTCGCCGACCCCGACGGCAACACCTGGATCCTCCAGGAGGTCGACTACGAGCCGGCCACGGCGTAG